TGGTACTGTAAAAGAAATTATTTGTCCTAGTATAAACTTTATAGTCTGTATTATACCTATTACAGACTCACTAGAAAATAAACCAATAATTAAACCTGCGATAACTCCAAATATCAATTTTAATATTAAGTTATCTTTTTTTTCATTTGACATTTTTTGTCCCCCTTTGAATTAATTTGTTAAGTTTCATTACTTCCTAAGTTTATTCCTGTTTAACATTTTTGTCAAATATTTTTATTTGTTCTTTTAAAGGAAATTAAATTTCTTTCAGTAAGTTTTCAGTAGAAAATGTTTTTTTGGGAGGATACACAAATTATGATAAACTATAAAACTTTTTTCACAAAATTAATAAATTACCTTAAAACCTTTAAAAATATCAAGAGTTTAAATGATTTAAAAAAAGAGCAAATAAGAACTTTCTCTTTAATACTTTCTATTTTATTTACAGCATGGGAACTTTATACTTCAAATACAATAAATAGCTCTAGACAATTTATTGTTAGTAGTTTTATTATGGTTATTTCAATGTTTTTTATTATTTATCCTTTTGCTTATTTTTTCAGATCTAAATTTAAAAAATTTTTAAGTAATCATGCTATTTTCTCTATCTTCTTAATTTTGTATTTTATACTATTAATTCCAATTTTAGGAGGAATAGATTATATTTTTCTAAACATTTTTTTAGGAAGCTTTATTATAAAGTTTCTACATATTATATCAATATTAGTTTCTATGTCATTAATAATGATTATAGTTTCAAAACAATTTATTATGTTAATAAATAAAAAACGACAAATAAAAGGTTTAGATATATTAACTACTTTTTTAACTTATATTACCTTAGGTTTAGCTTTTGGATCATTTTATTATATTTTAAATTTAATGGCTCAAAACAATCTTTTTATAGGAGTAGATAAACCTTCTATTTTTAACTTAGAAAATTTTTTAAATTACTTATATATAAGTCTTGGTAGTTTAACTACTGTTGGATCAGGTAGCATATCACCATTAAATGCTTACATTAGATTACTTTGTGTTTTAGAAACTATATTAGGAATATTTTTAACTAGTTTTTCTTTAGGTTTTATTTTCTCGGCTCTTGGAGCTACTTTACCTTCTCCTCAAGATGATAGTTTAGAAAGTAATAGTACAGAAGTAAATGTTCCTACTAAAAATTTTCCTTTATTTTGGGGAACTATTAATTTTATAAAAAAAATTAAAGCTGATTTAAACGAAGTTGAAAATCCTTCTAAACTTTAGATATTACAGTGTAAAATAAAAATTCAGTCTAATAAAATAGACTGAATTTTTATTTATAATATTTTTTATTTTTTTAGTATCACATTGATATACTCATTTTTATTTTCTACCTCTAAAATATCAAAATCAGTAAATCCTACTAAATCAACAAGTTCTTTCTCTGTGAAACATGTATGCCATTTTCCTTCTTTAAAAAAATCTTGCTCTCCAAACCTAAAAGAAAGATATATTAATCCTTTTTCAACTAAAACTTGATAAAATCTATTCAAAACATAATATAAATCTAAACGATCTAAATGTAAAAGTGTATCCAAAGCCCAAATTCCTATAAACCGCTCTTTTTCTCTTAAACTTTTCATGAGTTTTATTACACTATCTTTTGCAATAATATCAAAATTTTCATCATCATTTTTATATTCTATTTTTAAATGCTCTATATTATGGCCTTTTTCTAAAAAAAACTTATTTATTATCTCTTCCTTAGGTTTTAATGACAGTATTTTTCCATGTTTTAACAGTTTTTTTTCAAAATTTTTTACATCCTCTAATCTAATATTCGTCCCATCATACAAACAACCTCCTTATCTTTAACTCTCCCTATTTTTATATACAAATTTATTGTGGTCTTTCCTTGATTTATATGATAAAATCCCTATAAAGTTTTAAGGAGGACTGTATGATTATATTCCAAAATATTAGTATTAAGTTTAATAATAAAATTATTTTAGAAAATTTTAATTTAAATATAAAAAAAGGCGAAAAAATTCTTATTTCTGGTGCTTCTGGTAAAGGAAAAACCACGCTTCTAAAAACACTACTAGGTTTTACTCTTCCTAACTCTGGAAATATCTTCGTTGATAATATAAAATTAAACGAAAAAAATATTAATAATATTAGAAGCAAAATTGCTTATATGCCTCAATCTACACCTTTTTTAAATACAAAGGTTGAAAAATTAATAAATACTATTTTTAATTATAAACAAAATTTAAATATCAATTTTGAAATGGTTAAACTCATTAAAATTTTAAAGGAATTTGATCTAGATTCAAGTATTTTATCTAAAGATATAACTCAGCTTTCTGGAGGTGAAAAACAACGTTTGGCTTTTGTTATTCTTATTTTATTAGATAGAAAAATATGGATCTTAGATGAAATCACTTCTTCTCTAGATCAAGATATGAAACAAAAAGTTACTAACTATATATTAAAAACTGATAAAACGGTTCTCCTGGTTTCTCATGATAAAACAGAATCTTTAAATAATTTTAGGACGGTGATTCTTTAATGGCACAAGATATATTTCTACCTAATCTACTTTATTTTGCTATTTTTTTAATCCCTATCTTCTTTATTATGAGTTATCTTGAAATAAATATGATTTCTAATGTTATAAAATCTATTCTTAGAATGTTTATCCAACTTATGTTAGTCGGTGTTTATCTACATTATATTTTAACACTCAATAATTCATGGATTAATTTAGTGTATTTGGCTCTTATGACTTTCGCATGTACTTTTACAATTGTGAGAGACGTTAAAATAAGAGATGGTAAATTTTATATAATTGTTGCTGTATCTACTATTATTCCTTTAATCCTTAATATGTTTATATTTTCAGAGCTTTTACTACATTTAAAAAATCCTCTTGATGCATTATATTTAATACCAATCTCTGGTATGATTTTAGGAAATACCTTAAATGGAATGATTGTAACTATAAATGACTTTTTAAATAATTTAAAACTTAACGAAGAAAGATATCTTCTATCTTTATCATTTGGAGCTACTAAATTTGAAGCACTAAAGCCTTTTATAGCAAATGCCATAACTTTAGCTTTTAAACCTTCTGTTGCTACTATGGCAAATGTTGGATTAGTTTCTCTTCCTGGTATGATGACTGGTCAAATTTTAGGGGGATCCCTACCTATTATTGCTATAAAATATCAAATTGCTATAATGATTGCTCTTTTTGTATGCAGATTTTTATCTTCTTTTATTTTACTTTATTTTTGTTCATTATATTTTTTTAATAAATACTCAATATTTACATTAAAAATTAAAGAATAGGTGATATTTATGGCTGAGAAAAAAGAGTTCGGTTTATTTGGACTTATTGGTGTTGTAATTGGCTCTGTTATTGGTGGTGGAATTTTTAATATCTCAAAAGAAATTGCAAAAACATCTTCTATTGGTGCAGCTTTAATTGGTTGGACTATATCTGCATTAGGTGTATTTTTCATAATAAAAATCTACCAAAGACTTCTTTTAAAAAAATCGGATTTAAATAATGGAATATATGAATATGCTCGTATTGGCTTCGGACCTTTAGCTGGATTTTTTTCCGCTTGGGGATATTGGTTAGCTTGCGTTGTTAGTAATGCTAGTTACCCTGTTCTTATAGTACAAACATTAAGCTATTTTTTTCCATCTATTGTAGGAGTGAAAACACCCCAAGGATTTATTTTAGGTACATTTCTTCTTTGGCTAATTTCATATATTATTATGAAAGGAATTAAAACTTATAATTTTTTTAATTTTTTAGCTACTTTCGGAAAAATTTCAGCAATTATTATGTCTATTTGCTTTATGTTTATTTTTTTTAAGTATAAAATATTTTCTTTTGATTTTTTGGGAACTTTAAATTATAAAGGTGATCTTTTCACACAAATTAAAGGTTGTATGCTTCAAACCTTATGGGCTTTAATAGGAGTTGAAGGTGCGGTCGTTATCTCAGGAAGAGCAAAAAATAAAAATGATGTTAGTCAAGCTACTTTTATTGGTTACTTTATAGCACTTTTTTTATATATTTTTATAGTTGTGCTTAGCTATGGAATACTTCCTGCAGAGAAACTCCAAAATTTAAAAGATCCTGCTTTAGCCTATATTTTAGAAGCCATTATTGGCAAATGGGGTGCAATTTTTATTAATATTTCTGTTTTAATTTCTATATTCGGAGCTTGGATTACATGGACTATTATAGCTGCTGAAATTCCATATAATATATCTATGGATAATCTATTTCCAAGTTTTTTAAAAAAATTAAATGTTAATGGTGCCGCTAGTAATGCCCTAATTTTCAATGCTTTCATTAAGCAGCTTGCTTTTATGGTGTCTCTTTTTTCAAGCAATGTATATCTTATAATTACAAATTCTGCTGCTGCACTAATGCTTTTACCTTATATTTTTTCTATCTTATTTTTATTAAAAATTTCATCATTTAAAAGTGAGAAAAAATATATTCTATATGGAACTTTAGCTATATTTTATTGTTTTTGGATGGTGTATGCTGCTGGAGAAAAATATATTATTCAAACACTTCTTATCTACTTAACAGGTTTACCACTTTATTTATATAAAAAGTATGAATCCTCTACTAAATAGTAGAGGATATTTTTTCATTTTTTCTTATTATCTCCTCAGTTAGATTAGATATATTATCCATTATATTAACTTT
This genomic window from Cetobacterium sp. NK01 contains:
- a CDS encoding potassium channel family protein, whose product is MINYKTFFTKLINYLKTFKNIKSLNDLKKEQIRTFSLILSILFTAWELYTSNTINSSRQFIVSSFIMVISMFFIIYPFAYFFRSKFKKFLSNHAIFSIFLILYFILLIPILGGIDYIFLNIFLGSFIIKFLHIISILVSMSLIMIIVSKQFIMLINKKRQIKGLDILTTFLTYITLGLAFGSFYYILNLMAQNNLFIGVDKPSIFNLENFLNYLYISLGSLTTVGSGSISPLNAYIRLLCVLETILGIFLTSFSLGFIFSALGATLPSPQDDSLESNSTEVNVPTKNFPLFWGTINFIKKIKADLNEVENPSKL
- a CDS encoding ABC transporter permease; amino-acid sequence: MAQDIFLPNLLYFAIFLIPIFFIMSYLEINMISNVIKSILRMFIQLMLVGVYLHYILTLNNSWINLVYLALMTFACTFTIVRDVKIRDGKFYIIVAVSTIIPLILNMFIFSELLLHLKNPLDALYLIPISGMILGNTLNGMIVTINDFLNNLKLNEERYLLSLSFGATKFEALKPFIANAITLAFKPSVATMANVGLVSLPGMMTGQILGGSLPIIAIKYQIAIMIALFVCRFLSSFILLYFCSLYFFNKYSIFTLKIKE
- a CDS encoding ATP-binding cassette domain-containing protein; translated protein: MIIFQNISIKFNNKIILENFNLNIKKGEKILISGASGKGKTTLLKTLLGFTLPNSGNIFVDNIKLNEKNINNIRSKIAYMPQSTPFLNTKVEKLINTIFNYKQNLNINFEMVKLIKILKEFDLDSSILSKDITQLSGGEKQRLAFVILILLDRKIWILDEITSSLDQDMKQKVTNYILKTDKTVLLVSHDKTESLNNFRTVIL
- a CDS encoding amino acid permease, whose amino-acid sequence is MAEKKEFGLFGLIGVVIGSVIGGGIFNISKEIAKTSSIGAALIGWTISALGVFFIIKIYQRLLLKKSDLNNGIYEYARIGFGPLAGFFSAWGYWLACVVSNASYPVLIVQTLSYFFPSIVGVKTPQGFILGTFLLWLISYIIMKGIKTYNFFNFLATFGKISAIIMSICFMFIFFKYKIFSFDFLGTLNYKGDLFTQIKGCMLQTLWALIGVEGAVVISGRAKNKNDVSQATFIGYFIALFLYIFIVVLSYGILPAEKLQNLKDPALAYILEAIIGKWGAIFINISVLISIFGAWITWTIIAAEIPYNISMDNLFPSFLKKLNVNGAASNALIFNAFIKQLAFMVSLFSSNVYLIITNSAAALMLLPYIFSILFLLKISSFKSEKKYILYGTLAIFYCFWMVYAAGEKYIIQTLLIYLTGLPLYLYKKYESSTK